A stretch of the Betaproteobacteria bacterium genome encodes the following:
- the iscU gene encoding Fe-S cluster assembly scaffold IscU, translated as MAYSDKVLDHYENPRNVGSLDQTDDAVGTGIVGAPACGDVMKLQIKVNEAGVIEDARFKTYGCGSAIASSSLVTEWVKGKTVTQALAIRNADIAEELALPPVKIHCSVLAEDAIKAAVADYHSKRGVAEEGYPACAPEA; from the coding sequence ATGGCCTACAGCGACAAGGTGCTCGACCACTACGAGAACCCGCGCAATGTCGGATCACTCGACCAGACCGACGACGCGGTCGGCACCGGCATCGTCGGTGCGCCCGCGTGCGGCGACGTGATGAAGCTGCAGATCAAGGTCAACGAGGCGGGCGTCATCGAGGACGCCCGGTTCAAGACCTACGGCTGCGGTTCCGCCATCGCGTCGAGCTCGCTCGTCACCGAATGGGTGAAAGGCAAGACCGTGACCCAGGCGCTCGCGATCCGCAACGCCGACATCGCCGAAGAACTGGCGCTGCCGCCGGTGAAGATCCACTGCTCGGTGCTGGCGGAGGACGCCATCAAGGCCGCGGTCGCCGATTACCACTCGAAGCGCGGCGTCGCGGAAGAAGGCTACCCGGCCTGTGCGCCCGAGGCTTGA
- a CDS encoding DNA polymerase III subunit epsilon — protein sequence MKPNHKAVFALLGFLVLFLGVTAAAGWTFYYDLEPESKRRLVEIAAPRAQLVIGLAVLASGVLAAVFIVAYKSYVRGALEMAEAMHIMLEANPARRIDVEGPAELRLIAQSANALAEHSQALARDLETKVQQAKSSVEEEKHRLAALMSELSQGVLVCNIDGRILLYNESARQALGAGGPASSSLIGLGRSIFTVVDRSLLAHALETVESRLERREPYLNAQFVTTTRAGQLIRVQMAPVLATSGAARDAEPGASAQAHREQTTITGFVMMLENITRSVERDTKRDLLLQAFTEASRASLASIRAAVETLTEYPDCAPHERDRFIRVIREEVGHLGGKLEQTTADYASALKTRWPLEEILGTDVIDALRRQIENRLGIATKVENLDDALWIKADSYTLMQALTYLAGRLKEEFKIRELRFNLSAHAGFAELDLMWSGPTISQQTVYEWEMDAMHAGGEYSPLTLRDVTERHDAETVFILDKVKQQAVFRLLLPLAKPVQPTPGLPRRYDESRPVFFDFDLFHQGSQSPELDSVPLTMLSYTVIDTETTGLDPSGGDEIVALGAVRIVNGRLLRHETYEQLVDPKRLVGMTAETIHGISQEMLRGQPPIEEVLPQLHQFCVDTVLVGHNMAFDMRFLQMKEAASGVRFTQPVLDTLLLSEVLHPNQPSHALEAIAERLGVTIVARHTALGDALVTGEVFLRMIPILEARGIRTLGAAREASQNTLRARVEY from the coding sequence ATGAAACCCAACCATAAAGCAGTGTTCGCCTTGCTCGGTTTCCTGGTTCTCTTTCTGGGCGTGACCGCGGCTGCCGGGTGGACCTTCTACTATGATCTCGAGCCCGAGAGCAAGCGCCGCCTGGTGGAAATAGCCGCACCGCGAGCGCAGCTGGTGATCGGACTCGCGGTATTGGCGTCAGGCGTGCTCGCCGCAGTCTTCATCGTCGCCTACAAGTCATATGTGCGCGGCGCACTCGAGATGGCGGAAGCGATGCACATCATGCTCGAGGCCAATCCCGCGCGTCGCATCGACGTCGAAGGGCCAGCGGAATTGCGGCTGATCGCCCAGTCTGCCAACGCGCTCGCGGAGCACAGCCAAGCGCTCGCGCGTGACCTGGAAACCAAGGTGCAACAGGCGAAGTCGTCGGTGGAAGAGGAAAAGCATCGCCTCGCCGCGCTCATGTCGGAACTGTCACAGGGCGTGCTCGTATGCAATATCGATGGACGCATCCTGCTCTACAACGAGAGCGCGCGCCAGGCGCTCGGCGCTGGCGGACCGGCATCGTCCTCGCTCATCGGTCTTGGCCGCTCTATCTTCACCGTCGTCGATCGTAGCCTGCTTGCTCACGCGCTGGAAACGGTGGAGTCGCGGCTCGAGCGCCGCGAGCCCTATCTCAACGCGCAGTTCGTCACCACCACGCGGGCGGGTCAACTGATCCGGGTGCAGATGGCGCCGGTGCTGGCGACCAGCGGAGCAGCCAGGGACGCCGAACCGGGTGCCAGCGCCCAGGCGCACCGCGAGCAGACGACCATCACGGGTTTCGTGATGATGCTGGAGAACATCACGCGCAGCGTCGAGCGCGATACGAAGCGCGACCTCCTGTTGCAGGCGTTCACCGAGGCAAGTCGGGCCTCGCTCGCGAGCATCCGCGCCGCGGTGGAAACGCTGACGGAATACCCGGACTGCGCGCCACACGAGCGCGACCGCTTCATCCGGGTGATCCGGGAGGAGGTCGGGCACCTGGGCGGCAAGCTGGAGCAGACTACGGCAGACTACGCATCGGCACTGAAGACGCGTTGGCCGCTCGAGGAGATACTCGGGACCGATGTAATCGACGCCCTGCGACGGCAGATCGAGAACCGGCTCGGGATCGCGACCAAGGTCGAGAACCTCGACGACGCGCTCTGGATAAAGGCCGACAGTTACACCCTGATGCAGGCGCTGACCTATCTCGCCGGCCGGCTCAAGGAGGAATTCAAGATCCGCGAGCTGCGCTTCAACTTGTCCGCCCACGCGGGCTTCGCCGAGCTTGACCTGATGTGGTCCGGCCCGACGATCTCGCAGCAGACCGTGTACGAATGGGAGATGGATGCGATGCATGCCGGCGGCGAGTACAGCCCGCTCACCCTGCGCGACGTGACCGAGCGGCACGACGCCGAGACGGTGTTCATCCTCGACAAGGTCAAGCAGCAGGCCGTGTTTCGCCTGCTCCTCCCGCTCGCGAAGCCGGTGCAGCCGACCCCCGGGCTGCCGCGCCGTTACGACGAGAGCCGGCCCGTGTTCTTCGACTTCGACCTCTTTCATCAGGGCAGCCAGTCGCCCGAGCTCGACAGCGTTCCGCTCACGATGCTGAGCTATACCGTGATCGACACCGAGACGACCGGGCTCGATCCGTCCGGTGGTGACGAGATCGTCGCGCTCGGCGCGGTGCGCATCGTGAACGGCCGCCTGCTGCGGCACGAGACCTACGAGCAGCTCGTCGACCCGAAGCGGCTCGTCGGCATGACGGCGGAGACGATTCACGGTATCTCGCAGGAGATGCTGCGCGGCCAGCCCCCCATCGAGGAAGTGTTGCCGCAGCTCCATCAGTTCTGCGTCGACACCGTTCTGGTAGGGCACAACATGGCGTTCGACATGCGCTTCCTGCAGATGAAGGAGGCAGCCAGCGGCGTGCGCTTCACGCAGCCCGTGCTCGACACGCTGCTGCTGTCCGAGGTGTTGCATCCCAACCAGCCGTCGCACGCGCTTGAAGCGATCGCGGAGCGGCTCGGGGTCACCATCGTCGCGCGGCATACGGCGCTGGGCGATGCGCTCGTCACCGGAGAGGTGTTCCTGCGCATGATTCCTATACTGGAAGCGCGTGGCATTCGCACGCTGGGCGCGGCGCGCGAGGCGTCGCAGAACACCTTGCGCGCGCGCGTGGAGTACTGA
- a CDS encoding CBS domain-containing protein, with the protein MHASRAEVGTDAPVTAQPGEADPHSMYSPLSGVIVRPPVTCAPDLSVRTVLGRINENKVGSMVIADPETARPIGIFTLRDLLQRVALPECDLDRRIDEVMTRELVTLPPEASAYQAALAMARSGLRHLLVVDGDRLIGVVSQNDLFNLQRVGVREISGNIRQATDIEALARSARDIRQLAERMLRQGTGAETLTQLISTLNDLLTMRVIELVASRFDLPAVPMCWIALGSEGRFEQTLSTDQDNGIIFKPAVEADTEAVRGQLLPFAQAVNQALDACGFPLCRGDVMAGNPLWCLSLAEWKSKFIDWIVSPTPDALLNTTIFFDFRPIYGDESLADGLREWLMRVAPTNAMFLVHSAGNALTCRPPLGKIRDFVLDNDKEFPHTINLKMYGSRPFVDAARVFSLIYGVHHTNTAERLRQVGEHIGLVGDNLAAVLNGFYFIHMLRLRRQIDPTTPPGGANRVDPYLLNEMDRRMLKEAFKQARRLQMNLALRYNL; encoded by the coding sequence ATGCATGCCAGTCGTGCAGAAGTCGGGACTGACGCACCGGTGACGGCGCAGCCGGGCGAGGCCGATCCACATTCGATGTACAGCCCGCTGTCGGGTGTGATCGTTCGCCCACCGGTCACGTGCGCGCCGGATCTGAGCGTGCGCACGGTGCTCGGTCGCATCAACGAGAACAAGGTCGGCTCCATGGTGATCGCCGATCCGGAAACCGCGCGGCCGATCGGCATCTTCACGCTGCGTGATCTGTTGCAGCGGGTCGCGCTCCCCGAGTGTGATCTCGATCGCCGCATCGACGAGGTCATGACGCGCGAGCTGGTGACGTTGCCGCCGGAGGCATCGGCGTACCAGGCGGCGCTCGCCATGGCGCGCAGCGGACTGCGTCACCTGCTCGTGGTGGACGGCGACCGGCTCATCGGCGTGGTCTCGCAGAACGACCTCTTCAATCTGCAGCGCGTCGGCGTGCGGGAAATCAGCGGGAACATCCGACAGGCGACCGACATCGAAGCGCTGGCACGATCGGCGCGGGACATCCGTCAGCTCGCAGAGCGCATGCTGCGTCAGGGCACCGGAGCGGAGACACTGACGCAGCTCATTTCGACGCTGAATGATCTGCTCACGATGCGCGTCATCGAGCTCGTGGCGTCCCGTTTCGATCTGCCGGCCGTCCCGATGTGCTGGATCGCGCTGGGCTCCGAGGGGCGCTTCGAGCAGACCCTGAGCACGGATCAGGACAACGGGATCATCTTCAAGCCGGCAGTGGAGGCAGATACGGAAGCTGTCCGCGGCCAACTGCTGCCGTTCGCCCAGGCGGTCAACCAAGCGCTCGATGCGTGCGGTTTTCCGCTCTGCCGTGGCGACGTGATGGCGGGCAATCCGCTGTGGTGCCTGAGCCTCGCGGAGTGGAAGTCGAAGTTCATCGACTGGATCGTGAGCCCGACACCCGACGCGCTGCTCAACACCACCATTTTCTTCGACTTCCGGCCAATCTATGGCGACGAGTCGCTCGCCGACGGGCTGCGCGAGTGGCTGATGCGGGTGGCGCCGACGAACGCCATGTTTCTCGTGCATTCGGCTGGCAACGCGCTCACCTGCCGCCCGCCTTTGGGCAAGATCCGCGATTTCGTACTGGACAACGACAAAGAATTTCCGCACACGATCAATCTCAAGATGTACGGGTCGCGTCCCTTCGTCGACGCGGCGCGCGTGTTCTCGCTCATCTATGGGGTGCACCATACGAACACCGCCGAGCGACTGCGGCAGGTCGGTGAGCACATCGGTCTCGTTGGCGACAATCTGGCTGCGGTGCTGAACGGCTTCTACTTCATCCACATGCTGCGGCTGCGACGCCAGATCGATCCTACCACCCCGCCAGGGGGCGCGAACCGGGTTGATCCTTACTTGCTGAACGAGATGGACCGCCGGATGCTGAAGGAGGCGTTCAAGCAGGCGCGCCGGCTCCAGATGAACCTCGCCCTGCGCTACAACCTCTAG
- a CDS encoding DUF485 domain-containing protein: protein MSTDVYERIRSNPKFEELVAKRTRFTVGLSIVVLAVFYGFILVVAFAPALLAKPLWTGAATTIAVPIGAGIIWFFWLLTGYYIHRANRDFDGINADIVKEAMK, encoded by the coding sequence ATGTCGACGGATGTCTACGAACGCATAAGAAGCAATCCGAAGTTCGAGGAACTCGTCGCGAAGCGCACGCGGTTCACGGTGGGTTTGTCAATCGTCGTGCTGGCAGTTTTCTACGGCTTCATCCTCGTCGTGGCTTTTGCACCTGCGCTGCTTGCAAAGCCCCTCTGGACGGGGGCGGCGACCACCATTGCTGTGCCGATTGGAGCCGGCATCATCTGGTTCTTCTGGTTGTTGACCGGGTATTACATCCACCGTGCGAACCGGGATTTCGATGGCATCAATGCGGACATCGTCAAGGAGGCCATGAAATGA
- a CDS encoding cation acetate symporter: MRQSLRSRVSVLASGMWTTCALAAPAVAETQQQQPLNVHAIVMFLIFVAATLGITYWAAKRTKTASDYYAAGGGITGTQNGLAIAGDYMSAATLLGITGLVYAKGFDGFIYCIAFFACWPIIMFLMAERLRNLGRFTFADITSYRLDQRKVRTMAAIGSLAVVVFYLIAQMVGAGQLIKLLFGLPYWLAVVVVGVMMVIYVTFGGMIATTWVQLIKACLLLGGGTIVIVLAMSQFGFNFETLAEKAVSVHKDGLKIMSPGNMLADPVTAVGLGLGLMFGTAGLPHILMRFFTVPDAKQARKSVFVATFCVGFFFCVVSLMGLSAIVIVGQNPVYFEGGDIAGKLIGGTNMSALHLAHAVGGNLLLGFLAAVAFATILAVVSGLALAGASALSHDIYANAIKLGKLSEGAEVRASKISSLGLGVVAVLLGILFEELNIAFMVGLAFGIAASCNFPVLFLSMYWKGLTTRGAVWGGLVGLVSAVAIVVFSKAVWVTVLGNPQPLFPYEQPAIFSMPLAFFVCWLVSKLDHSAQAAKEKAAFEDQYVRAQTGFGAAGAVSH, from the coding sequence ATGAGGCAGAGCCTCCGGTCCCGGGTTTCCGTCCTCGCTTCGGGTATGTGGACAACGTGCGCTCTGGCTGCGCCGGCAGTGGCGGAAACCCAGCAGCAGCAGCCGCTCAACGTCCATGCCATCGTGATGTTCCTGATCTTCGTCGCGGCAACGCTCGGCATCACCTACTGGGCTGCAAAGCGCACGAAGACGGCGAGCGATTACTACGCGGCAGGCGGCGGCATCACCGGCACCCAGAACGGGCTTGCCATCGCCGGGGACTACATGTCCGCAGCCACCCTGCTGGGGATCACCGGCCTCGTCTACGCGAAGGGCTTCGATGGCTTCATCTACTGCATTGCCTTCTTCGCGTGCTGGCCGATCATCATGTTCCTAATGGCAGAGCGACTGCGCAACCTCGGCAGGTTCACGTTTGCCGACATCACCTCGTACCGGCTCGATCAACGGAAGGTGCGCACCATGGCCGCGATCGGTTCGCTTGCCGTGGTCGTGTTCTACCTGATCGCGCAGATGGTTGGCGCGGGGCAACTGATCAAACTGCTCTTTGGATTGCCGTACTGGCTGGCGGTGGTGGTGGTTGGCGTGATGATGGTGATCTACGTCACCTTCGGCGGCATGATCGCCACGACTTGGGTGCAGCTCATCAAGGCCTGCCTGTTGCTGGGCGGCGGCACCATCGTCATCGTGCTGGCCATGTCGCAGTTCGGATTCAACTTCGAGACGCTCGCGGAGAAAGCCGTGTCGGTGCACAAGGACGGCCTCAAGATCATGTCCCCCGGCAACATGCTCGCTGACCCGGTCACTGCGGTCGGGTTGGGACTCGGCCTCATGTTCGGCACGGCCGGGCTGCCGCACATCCTGATGCGGTTTTTCACGGTGCCGGACGCCAAGCAGGCGCGCAAGAGCGTGTTCGTGGCGACTTTTTGCGTCGGTTTCTTCTTCTGCGTGGTGAGCCTGATGGGCCTTTCGGCGATCGTGATCGTCGGCCAGAACCCGGTCTACTTCGAGGGCGGCGACATCGCGGGCAAGTTGATCGGCGGCACCAACATGTCGGCGCTGCATCTTGCGCACGCCGTGGGCGGGAATCTGCTGCTGGGTTTCCTCGCGGCCGTCGCCTTCGCCACCATCCTCGCCGTGGTGTCGGGTTTGGCGCTCGCCGGGGCTTCGGCGCTCTCGCACGACATTTACGCCAATGCCATCAAGCTCGGCAAGCTTTCGGAGGGCGCGGAAGTGCGCGCCTCCAAGATCTCCTCGCTGGGACTCGGCGTGGTCGCTGTGCTGCTCGGGATCCTGTTCGAGGAACTCAACATCGCATTCATGGTCGGCCTCGCGTTCGGCATCGCCGCCTCGTGCAACTTTCCGGTGCTGTTCCTTTCCATGTACTGGAAGGGTCTTACCACGCGGGGCGCCGTGTGGGGTGGCTTGGTCGGCCTCGTCTCTGCCGTTGCGATCGTGGTGTTCTCGAAGGCCGTCTGGGTGACGGTGCTCGGCAACCCGCAACCGCTCTTCCCGTACGAGCAGCCCGCAATCTTCTCGATGCCGCTGGCGTTCTTCGTCTGCTGGCTGGTTTCCAAGCTCGACCACAGCGCGCAGGCTGCGAAGGAAAAAGCCGCGTTTGAGGATCAGTACGTCCGTGCGCAAACCGGCTTCGGGGCAGCCGGAGCGGTGTCGCACTAG
- a CDS encoding cation acetate symporter, translated as MGSILRFVAICLGLLALAAVSLPAVAAGDNPGTIVLAQAAGQTAAPAAAPAPSPAPAAAAAPAPGGAKANKPLTMGMFVVIIVFTLGIVYWAASRTKTTADFYAARSSITGFQNGWAIAGDYMSAATFLGMAGLISLNGFDGFLYPTGWMVAFVTVLLIVAEPCRNAGKYTVGDVLSVRTAPKPVRATAAIVTLFISTFYLTAQLVGAGKLMELLIGIPYSASILGVGILITIYVVFGGMIATTWVQIIKAGLLVGGGVLLSVLVLAKVGMNPFQLLDNVVNSTAIQSWVQAKLGHATPQPGFDYGQRYLEPGLFLKDVWDQVSLGMAVCLGTAGMPHILMRFFTVPDAKTARKSVLVAMFIIATFFLLTIFMGYGAATLLTPQGIAAVDKTGNMANPLLARFLGAQFDPLFGDFLQAFICAVAFATILAVVSGLVLACSAAISHDVYTNVIKNGRAEQSQQMRAARITSLVVGIIGIIIAFAAEKQNVAHLVALAFATSASGILPAVVLSLYWKKMSTAGVIAALLIGTFSGIGLVLVSPNMTYPQLIAAADQKVINKLEAKVTAGTTLSAKEETDLKNAKASYEANKDGTSMVGLAKPLFPLKVPAIVSIPLGFLAAFLFSLLFPNRREQDAFEAAYVRQTIGIGVAAAVSH; from the coding sequence ATGGGTAGCATCCTGCGATTTGTAGCAATCTGCCTAGGACTGTTGGCGCTGGCGGCGGTTTCGCTGCCCGCCGTGGCCGCTGGCGACAACCCGGGGACGATCGTCCTTGCACAGGCAGCCGGACAAACGGCCGCACCTGCAGCAGCGCCGGCACCCAGCCCGGCACCGGCAGCGGCTGCCGCTCCGGCCCCGGGAGGCGCTAAAGCGAACAAGCCGCTGACGATGGGGATGTTCGTCGTCATCATCGTGTTTACGCTGGGCATCGTTTACTGGGCCGCGAGTCGGACCAAGACCACTGCCGACTTCTATGCCGCGCGCTCTTCGATCACCGGCTTCCAGAACGGATGGGCGATTGCCGGCGACTACATGTCGGCAGCGACCTTTCTCGGCATGGCGGGCCTGATCTCGTTGAACGGGTTCGACGGTTTCCTCTACCCGACAGGCTGGATGGTGGCCTTCGTGACCGTGCTACTCATCGTTGCGGAGCCGTGCCGCAATGCGGGCAAGTACACTGTCGGCGACGTGCTATCCGTGCGCACCGCGCCGAAGCCCGTCCGAGCCACGGCCGCGATCGTCACGTTGTTCATTTCGACCTTCTACCTGACGGCGCAACTCGTCGGTGCGGGCAAGCTGATGGAGCTTCTGATCGGCATCCCGTACTCGGCGTCGATCCTGGGTGTGGGCATTCTGATCACGATCTACGTCGTTTTTGGCGGCATGATCGCAACCACCTGGGTGCAGATCATCAAGGCGGGGCTTCTCGTCGGCGGCGGGGTGCTCCTCTCGGTGCTCGTGCTGGCCAAGGTGGGCATGAACCCGTTCCAGCTTCTGGATAACGTTGTCAACAGCACGGCCATTCAAAGCTGGGTGCAAGCGAAGCTCGGCCACGCGACACCACAGCCAGGCTTCGACTACGGGCAGCGCTACCTCGAACCTGGGCTGTTCCTCAAGGACGTCTGGGACCAAGTCTCGCTAGGCATGGCCGTCTGTCTCGGCACCGCCGGCATGCCGCATATCCTGATGCGCTTCTTCACGGTTCCCGATGCGAAGACGGCGCGCAAGTCGGTTCTCGTCGCGATGTTCATCATCGCCACGTTCTTCCTGCTGACGATTTTCATGGGCTACGGCGCCGCGACGCTGCTGACGCCCCAGGGGATCGCCGCCGTCGACAAGACGGGCAACATGGCGAATCCGCTGCTCGCTCGCTTCCTTGGCGCCCAGTTCGATCCGCTGTTCGGCGACTTCCTGCAGGCGTTCATCTGCGCGGTGGCCTTCGCGACCATCCTCGCGGTCGTTTCGGGCCTCGTGCTCGCCTGCTCGGCCGCCATCTCGCACGATGTCTACACCAACGTCATCAAGAATGGCCGTGCTGAGCAAAGCCAGCAGATGCGGGCAGCGCGGATTACGTCGCTGGTGGTGGGCATCATCGGCATTATCATCGCCTTCGCGGCGGAGAAGCAGAACGTCGCCCACCTTGTGGCCTTGGCGTTCGCAACCTCCGCATCTGGCATCCTGCCTGCGGTGGTATTGAGCTTGTACTGGAAGAAGATGAGCACTGCCGGCGTGATTGCGGCACTGCTGATCGGCACGTTCAGCGGCATAGGCCTCGTGCTGGTCTCACCCAACATGACCTATCCTCAGCTGATCGCCGCCGCCGATCAGAAGGTGATCAATAAGCTGGAGGCGAAGGTGACTGCTGGAACGACCTTGAGCGCGAAGGAGGAAACCGACCTCAAGAATGCCAAGGCGTCCTACGAGGCCAATAAGGACGGCACGTCGATGGTCGGACTGGCGAAGCCGCTGTTCCCGCTCAAGGTCCCGGCGATCGTTTCCATCCCGCTCGGGTTCCTGGCGGCGTTTCTGTTCTCGTTGCTCTTCCCGAACCGACGCGAGCAAGACGCGTTCGAGGCGGCCTACGTCCGTCAGACGATCGGCATCGGGGTCGCCGCGGCCGTGTCGCACTAA
- a CDS encoding putative molybdenum carrier protein, whose protein sequence is MSTEADEIDRRFASITFVSGGQTGADRAALDWAIARRIAHGGWCPRGRLAEDGSLADRYRLRETTAEDYAQRTQWNVRDSDATLIVSIAPDLTGGSRLTRMFADELGKPCVHVTPESFDASQVRAFLVQHGVRVLNVAGPRASKDGDVYAFTWQVLDAVFPVTTQTRTRNR, encoded by the coding sequence ATGTCGACGGAAGCGGATGAGATCGATCGGCGGTTCGCGTCGATCACGTTCGTCTCGGGCGGCCAGACCGGAGCCGACCGCGCGGCGCTCGATTGGGCGATAGCACGTCGCATTGCGCACGGCGGCTGGTGTCCGCGAGGACGGTTGGCCGAGGACGGTTCCCTCGCCGATCGCTACCGATTGCGAGAGACAACCGCCGAAGACTACGCGCAGCGCACGCAGTGGAATGTGCGCGACAGCGATGCGACGCTGATCGTGTCGATCGCCCCTGACCTCACCGGCGGTTCACGGCTCACCCGAATGTTCGCCGACGAATTGGGTAAGCCCTGTGTGCATGTGACGCCCGAATCGTTCGACGCGTCGCAAGTGCGCGCATTTCTCGTTCAGCATGGCGTGCGTGTACTCAACGTTGCAGGTCCGCGCGCCTCGAAAGACGGGGACGTGTACGCGTTCACATGGCAGGTGCTCGATGCCGTGTTCCCAGTCACAACCCAAACACGCACCCGAAATCGCTAG
- the erpA gene encoding iron-sulfur cluster insertion protein ErpA has protein sequence MSEALTIADPIVHLTDSAVAKVADLIAAEGNPALKLRIYVSGGGCSGFMYNFAFDEKVEEDDQIVRKDTVTLLIDSVSFQYMAGAEVDFEEGLEGARFLIKNPNAASTCGCGSSFSA, from the coding sequence ATGAGTGAAGCATTGACAATCGCAGACCCGATCGTTCACCTGACCGACAGCGCGGTCGCGAAGGTTGCCGACCTGATCGCCGCCGAAGGCAATCCTGCTCTCAAGCTGCGCATCTACGTGTCCGGTGGCGGCTGCTCGGGCTTCATGTACAACTTTGCCTTCGACGAGAAGGTCGAGGAGGACGACCAGATCGTGCGCAAGGACACCGTGACGCTGCTCATCGACTCCGTGAGCTTCCAGTACATGGCCGGCGCCGAGGTCGACTTCGAGGAGGGTCTGGAAGGCGCGCGCTTCCTCATCAAGAACCCGAACGCGGCCAGCACCTGCGGGTGCGGTTCGTCCTTCTCCGCCTGA
- a CDS encoding DUF485 domain-containing protein: protein MAETKTADYAAVARDPKFVELSRRKKRFLIGWWVFSTLFYFGLPIWAGNTTSQSDIGNMKVIGVLPLLFLYALAQYVVCIVIALYYARWANNNSDRLNDELLRELKTR from the coding sequence ATGGCAGAGACAAAAACGGCGGACTACGCCGCAGTCGCAAGAGACCCCAAGTTCGTCGAGCTTTCGCGCAGGAAGAAGCGCTTTCTGATCGGCTGGTGGGTGTTCTCGACGCTGTTCTACTTCGGGCTCCCCATCTGGGCGGGCAACACGACTTCGCAGTCGGACATCGGCAACATGAAGGTGATCGGGGTGCTGCCGTTGCTCTTTCTGTACGCCCTTGCGCAGTACGTCGTATGCATCGTTATCGCGCTCTACTACGCGCGGTGGGCGAACAATAATTCGGACCGACTCAACGACGAATTGTTGCGCGAGCTGAAGACCAGGTAG
- a CDS encoding IscS subfamily cysteine desulfurase — translation MERLPIYLDYAATTPVDPRVAEKMIPYLTEHFGNPASRSHGYGWQAEAAVDEAREQVAALVGADAKEIVWTSGATESNNLAIKGAARFYSSKGKHLVTTTTEHKSVLDTMRELEREGFEVTYLDPQADGLLDVDAFRAALRPDTVLASVMLVNNEIGVIQDVTALGGVCRERKVIFHVDAAQATGKVEIDLGELPVDLLSLSAHKTYGPKGIGALYVRRKPRIRVQAQMHGGGHEGGMRSGTLPTHQIVGMGEAYRIAREEMASEGERIRVLRDRLLAGVLGIEETYVNGDLTRRVPHNLNASFNYVEGESLMMALKSIAVSSGSACTSASLEPSYVLKALGRSDELAHSSIRFSIGRFTSEADVDYTLALLQEKVAKLRELSPLWEMYQAGIDLDSVQWAGHHGLEGEGLARDRILVGG, via the coding sequence ATGGAAAGGCTGCCCATCTATCTCGACTACGCCGCGACCACACCGGTCGATCCGCGAGTCGCGGAGAAAATGATTCCCTATCTCACCGAGCACTTCGGCAACCCGGCAAGCCGATCGCATGGCTACGGCTGGCAGGCCGAAGCGGCGGTGGACGAAGCGCGCGAGCAGGTCGCCGCGCTGGTCGGCGCGGACGCCAAGGAAATCGTATGGACGTCCGGGGCGACGGAGTCGAACAATCTCGCGATCAAGGGGGCCGCACGCTTCTATTCGAGCAAGGGCAAGCATCTCGTTACGACAACCACCGAGCACAAATCGGTGCTCGACACGATGCGCGAACTGGAGCGCGAGGGCTTCGAGGTTACCTATCTCGATCCGCAGGCGGACGGACTGCTCGACGTGGATGCCTTCCGCGCAGCGCTGCGTCCCGATACGGTGCTTGCCTCCGTCATGCTCGTGAACAACGAGATCGGCGTGATCCAGGACGTCACCGCTCTTGGCGGTGTCTGTCGCGAGCGCAAGGTGATCTTTCACGTGGACGCGGCCCAGGCGACGGGCAAGGTCGAGATCGATCTCGGTGAGCTTCCCGTCGATCTTCTGTCTCTGTCCGCCCACAAGACCTATGGACCGAAGGGCATCGGTGCCCTGTACGTGCGGCGCAAACCGCGCATCCGCGTGCAGGCGCAGATGCACGGCGGCGGCCACGAGGGCGGCATGCGTTCCGGAACGCTGCCGACGCACCAGATCGTCGGCATGGGCGAAGCGTACCGCATCGCGCGCGAGGAGATGGCAAGCGAGGGCGAGCGCATCCGCGTGTTGCGCGATCGTCTGCTGGCGGGTGTGCTGGGAATCGAGGAGACCTACGTCAACGGCGACCTTACGAGGCGCGTGCCGCACAACCTCAACGCGAGCTTCAACTACGTCGAGGGCGAGTCACTGATGATGGCGCTGAAGAGCATTGCCGTCTCGAGCGGCTCAGCCTGTACTTCGGCGAGCCTGGAGCCGTCCTACGTGCTCAAGGCACTGGGACGCAGCGACGAACTCGCCCACAGCTCGATCCGCTTTTCCATCGGTCGTTTCACCAGCGAAGCGGATGTCGACTACACCTTGGCTCTGCTCCAGGAGAAGGTCGCGAAGCTGCGCGAGCTCTCGCCGCTGTGGGAGATGTATCAGGCCGGCATCGATCTCGACAGCGTGCAATGGGCCGGACATCACGGACTCGAAGGCGAGGGTCTGGCGCGCGATCGCATCCTCGTCGGTGGCTGA